In the genome of Xenopus laevis strain J_2021 chromosome 1S, Xenopus_laevis_v10.1, whole genome shotgun sequence, one region contains:
- the LOC121398831 gene encoding paraneoplastic antigen Ma1 homolog, giving the protein MEPQAVLEWCQDRQANPTYCLALIIAEANLNSRQIYQLMDEMSPFGRCLIVDRKTDNKDVKTCVLLQMEDPINPDDVPFMMTFGSEKYQCNLVLPASPVSVITSDGDVEHPAAGNKEVNNPSLVANPCGPSAAIRADILTALGNLVEKCVRPIQPHSGFGYRKLHFFSGKQPTPEGEDDFEAWMDQATQALEEWDVPESQKKQRITESLMGPAADVIRALKQSKRDCCATDYLQALHDVYGRTENVAELMYQFEHTYQEKDERMSDYIPRLEKILHHMILKKGMDPYMADQLRVKQILKGAQPNDPIMWKLRIPKEDRAVPTYPQLIKQVREEEALMEAKLLPTSKSMTSNNVKPGGEATRIVQASTGVIAPEQSEIHNRLDALSEMVERIAKIQLAALEKDTKCRSDIVCCEKPTSSQAQDFHLTYENTPAPGPPQLNRTKGVLGFCHRCGEDGHYKRQCRNAENAQKVVAKLLAKERGKAQGNFRGPQ; this is encoded by the coding sequence ATGGAGCCGCAAGCCGTGCTAGAGTGGTGTCAGGACCGTCAGGCAAACCCCACATATTGCCTAGCTCTGATAATAGCAGAGGCAAACTTAAATTCAAGGCAGATTTACCAGTTAATGGATGAAATGTCACCTTTTGGCCGCTGCCTAATAGTTGATAGGAAAACAGATAACAAGGATGTAAAGACATGCGTTTTGCTGCAAATGGAGGATCCTATAAATCCTGATGATGTCCCATTCATGATGACATTCGGCAGTGAGAAATATCAGTGTAACTTGGTTTTACCTGCTTCACCAGTTTCAGTTATCACATCAGACGGAGATGTTGAACATCCAGCAGCCGGAAACAAAGAAGTTAACAACCCATCCCTCGTAGCAAATCCATGTGGGCCCTCTGCTGCCATCAGGGCAGATATCCTTACTGCACTAGGAAACTTAGTAGAGAAGTGTGTTCGGCCTATACAGCCTCACAGCGGGTTTGGATACAGAAAACTACACTTTTTCTCAGGAAAACAACCCACGCCAGAAGGGGAAGATGACTTTGAAGCCTGGATGGATCAAGCCACCCAAGCCCTGGAAGAATGGGATGTTCCAGAGTCACAGAAGAAACAGAGAATCACCGAGAGTTTGATGGGTCCAGCTGCGGATGTAATTCGGGCCCTGAAGCAGAGCAAAAGGGATTGTTGTGCCACTGATTACTTGCAAGCTTTGCATGATGTGTATGGCCGAACTGAGAATGTGGCTGAGCTCATGTATCAGTTTGAACACACCTACCAAGAGAAAGATGAAAGGATGTCCGATTATATCCCACGGCTAGAGAAGATACTCCACCACATGATATTAAAGAAAGGAATGGATCCCTATATGGCTGACCAGCTAAGAGTAAAGCAAATCTTGAAAGGAGCTCAACCGAATGATCCCATCATGTGGAAACTAAGGATACCAAAGGAAGACCGTGCAGTCCCCACTTACCCCCAACTAATCAAACAAGTACGGGAGGAAGAGGCCCTTATGGAAGCCAAGTTACTGCCTACCAGTAAAAGCATGACTTCAAATAATGTGAAACCAGGAGGGGAAGCCACCCGAATTGTTCAAGCGAGTACTGGAGTTATAGCCCCAGAGCAAAGTGAGATTCACAACCGGTTGGATGCTCTGAGCGAGATGGTTGAAAGGATAGCCAAAATTCAACTGGCTGCATTAGAAAAGGACACTAAGTGCAGGTCAGATATTGTATGCTGTGAGAAGCCTACCTCTAGCCAGGCTCAAGATTTCCATCTTACATATGAGAATACCCCAGCACCTGGGCCCCCTCAACTAAATAGGACAAAAGGAGTACTGGGGTTCTGTCATCGGTGTGGTGAAGATGGCCATTACAAGAGGCAGTGCCGAAATGCTGAGAATGCCCAGAAGGTAGTAGCAAAACTTCTGGCTAAAGAGAGAGGGAAGGCTCAGGGAAACTTCAGAGGGCCCCAGTGA